A single Macaca mulatta isolate MMU2019108-1 chromosome 11, T2T-MMU8v2.0, whole genome shotgun sequence DNA region contains:
- the COX6A1 gene encoding cytochrome c oxidase subunit 6A1, mitochondrial isoform X1, translating into MAAVGVSRVSRLLGRSGPQLGRPVSSGAHGEEGSARMWKTLTFFVALPGVAVSMLNVYLKSHHGEHERSEFIAYPHLRIRTKVRPCTSLRVRSLFVMCALVQVLHSLKAWVPGVYSLFILTDRKCIFFHFVEGQLTLGITSQFSFSRSYNKCPSVSLFSDSSYLLPSETVLKQVSVV; encoded by the exons ATGGCGGCAGTTGGTGTGTCACGGGTTTCTCGGCTGCTGGGTCGGTCCGGCCCACAGCTGGGGCGGCCTGTGTCGAGTGGCGCCCATGGCGAAGAGGGCTCAG CTCGCATGTGGAAGACCCTCACCTTTTTCGTCGCGCTCCCCGGGGTGGCAGTCAGCATGCTGAATGTGTACCTGAAGTCGCACCACGGAGAGCACGAGAGATCCGAGTTCATCGCCTACCCCCATCTCCGCATCAGGACCAAGGTACGCCCTTGCACATCTCTTCGTGTCCGTTCTCTTTTCGTTATGTGTGCCTTAGTGCAAGTTCTTCATTCTCTAAAGGCATGGGTGCCAGGCGTGTACAGCTTGTTTATCCTCACAgacagaaaatgtattttcttccattttgtggaAGGACAGCTGACACTTGGGATTACGtcccaattttctttttcaaggtcATACAATAAGTGCCCTTCAGTTTCCCTTTTCTCCGATTCATCCTACCTCCTGCCTTCTGAGACAGTTCTGAAACAGGTGTCCGTTGTGTAA